The genomic segment TCTGTACCTGGCACTGTGTTAGAGGCTTTTGCTTCTGTAGGGGTGGAAAACTTTTCTTTCTAGGTTTCTTGGCTGGTGTAAATAACTAAATTGACATAAGACAGATTAATACATTTACAGGAGCCCCTTAAAAAACTCTGAGGCTCAAATGCACTCAGGCATTTAAGGCTTATATGCTCCCCTGGGCTAAGGAGAAGTGGGTAGGGATCTGGGGCTTCAAGGAAGAGGAAGACAACCCACAGGAGGATGGGAAGAgcaagtgcctgatgaacaaatGTTTGCTCCTCCAGGCGGGTATGTTTTCCTGAAATTAGAAGTTCTCTCTGGTGATAGCTCTCTTCCTGGCATAGGCAGTATAATCTACATTATTTTGAGCAGTTAAAGGAGAGGCAAGGAGCTTCTCCTGAGTCTGCTGGGTCTTAATCATCTTTAGCTCAAAACAGTCCACACGCCAAAAGAGCACATTTAGGGGAGATTAAAAAAACCACTCCCCCTCAGTTCTATTCAAGCAACCCTTCCAGTAACTTTGAAACATATTAAATGCCTGATTTATGTTTGGAAAACCAAAGCACAGAGACGAGAACTTGCCCATTCTGTCCATATGCCACCTGCCCCTCATCACTCCATTGCTCCGTAGAACTGGACTCCCAGGGCCAAGGGTGGATGGACATTCTTGACGGCTTTGTATGTTGTTTTGTCAGCAGATCGTAACCTCCTCAACTCCGTCTAGGATGCTGCGTCAGTATGTTCGCCAGTTTCGTCAGGGGCTGGTCCGCAAGTGGCCACTGGAGCCCCGGGAGGAGTCTGAGAGTCGCAGAGCTCCTCTGAGCACCCTCGACCTGGTGACCTTGGGTGTGTGCAGAACTCTGGGGGCTGGCGTGTACGTCCTGATTGGTGTCATAACCCTGCTCATCGCTGGACCAGCGATCGTCATCTGCTTTTTAGTGGTCGCCCTGTGTTCTGTGTTGTCTGGACTCTGCTATGCCGAATTTTGGTCCTATGTACCACGGTCCGGTTCTGCCTATCTTTACAGTATCATCGCCATGGGAAAACTGTGCGCCTTCATCATTGGCTGGAACATCTTACTGTATTTAGTGGCTGGTGAGATGATGGGGAGGGGCATGATGTGGGGCTTAGGATCAGGAAACTAGGAGGGTAACTGGAGTCTTCACTCATTCGTAAACACTTTGTTATGGAGTTTGTAGAAGGAAGTTCCAGAAAGCCCCACAGCTTCACTGTACTGAGCTAGCCTGTTTTCTTTAAACATGGGCCGAGAACCCAGAGGAAAGGGCACTGTCAGGGGTGGGTGAGAGGGAGGCAGTTCCCACAGTCTCCTCCCCTCACCATATGGAAGTCTCTGCTCAGCTGTTGccttcatgggattttcctttACCACTTGATTTAACATTTCAGTCCTTATCTCTCAGCCCTCCTGGTCCCACTTCCAAGAAAAGTGTTCTTTTCTTGCATAACTTTGATCTCTTCCTAACATTAAATAGTTGACCTATTTTTTGAATCATCTATTCTTCTCTCCCCAATCCCATGAAAAGAAACTATTTGAGAGTATTTTGTCTGTTTTCCCCCTAAATACATCCCAGGGTGCATTGTAGGGGGTTAATTATTGTCCATTAATGTCCCTTCTTCTGCCACCGCAGCCGCTTCTTGTGTGACCAGGGCTTGGAGTTACGCCTTTGACAGCCTCATTGGGAACCACATCTCTAAGGCGTTAGACAGAACTTTCTCTCCACACATGCCCTCTTTCCTGGCCCCATACCCAGACTTCATTGCCCTGGGCCTGGTGCTGCTGATGACTGGTGAGAAGGGGTCAGACATAAGATGGGAAGAGTGGGGTTTGGAGGGGGAACTGGTGTTGGAAAGTTGTGGGGTGGCAGAAGGTAGAATTAGGACTGGAAAGAAGGATCAGGGTTATGAGTAAGGGCGGCAAGGCACATAGACCATTGCTTTCCCACCCTGGCACCCTTGACACTTGGTGATGCTTCATCTTTTGGTGTTGAGGGCTGTCCTGAACTTCACACtgtagggttttgtttttgtttttgcttgtttttttttttttcttaaatcgtAGTCAAATGTTGAGTTGCATCCCCAGCCTTACTCACTAGATACTGGTGCTAAATTGTGATCATcagaatgtctccagacattgtcaaaCATCCCTTGAGTGACAAAATCACCCCAGCTCAGAATCATTTATTTAGAGTGACAACTTTCTTCCTCTGTGTTGagaccagattttttttaattgagaggcTATTCTCATAGCATAAAACTGATTTATTGTcgttcccagttttattgagatataattgacccACAACATTGTATATGTGCAATGTATGTGTACAGAGTGATGATTTGACAGACGTGTGTTGTGAGATGACTGGCACAGGAAGAAACTAGCCATCTTAAAGTGCTTGTGTCTGTGTGGgcgctcagtcatttcagttatgTGCAACTCctggcgactccatggactgtagcccatcaggttcctctgtccatgggcttctccaggcaagaatactggagtgggttgtcatgccctcctccagtggatcttcccgatccagggattgaacctgcctcttctTCTCCtatatcgcaggcagattctttactgctgagtcaccagggaaggcccttaaAGTGTAGAGTCCAGAGAGACTTAGTACCTTCACAGTGTGGCAACCATCATCTCTATCTAGTTCCAAACATGTTCATCTCCCTAAAAGGAAATCCTGTACCCACCGAATGGTCactatccacccatccaccccacccccaccaccctcaagccctggcaaccactggcCTGCTTTCTGTGTCTATGGATTTGATTACCTTGGATGTCTCATATTCcatctttcccacaggactactGGTTCTGGGAGCTCGTGTGACAACCCTGATTATCAAAGTGTCCACAGGCTTGAACCTTTTTGTTCCAATCTTCATGATCCTCTCTGGCTTCATTAAGGGAGACCTGCACAACTGGCAGCTCACAGAACAGGACTACAAGTCGAATACATCTGGATCCAGCAGCACCTTTAGGCCAGGAGGGTCCTCTTGGTAATACACGGATGGTGTTGGTGCAGAGCTGGGAACATGGTGGGGACTAAAGATGGGGGCTGGTGGATCCAGGTGATGGGGGTCCTGGAGCCCAGGACCTGTGATATGAAGGGAGGAGCCCAGTAGAGAGGGCTGAATACACCTCACCCatgttcttcctctttccttctctcaccATAGGGTGGGCCCTCTGGGTTCTGGAGGGTTTGTGCCCTTTGGCTTTGAAGGGATTGTCCAAGGAGCAGCTATACTTTTCACCTCCTATTTTGGTGTTCATGGCATGGTCACTGCAGGTAACATGGTCATTGTGTGTCCCATCAGGGGTGTGGGCGCTGGTTGGGCTGCCCTTGGGCAGGGGTTTGTAGAAGGTAagatcctgacgctgggaaagattgagggcataggagaagggggctgcagaggatgagatggttggatgacttcactgactcaatggacatgagtttgaggaaactcagggagctagtgaaggacagggaagcctggcacgctgcagtccatgaggctgcaaagagtcatacatgaacAACAAAAGCCTGCTTTTGGACTTGCAAGAGGAAAGGGGATTTTCTGCTTTCATTCCAGTATCTTTCCTGACCCAGTACTCCCTCCTGTCCTGCAGCGAAGGAGGCCCCAAACCCTCAGCGTTCCATCTCCTTGAGCTTGCTGGTCTCCATCTTCATCGGCTTTCTGGCGTACTCTGGAGTCTCCGCGGCGCTCACCCTCATGGTGCCCTAGTACCGGATTTACCCTTACAGCCCCTTGCCGCAGGCCTTCCTCCAGGTCGGATGGGGCCCGGCTGGCTATGTCGTGGCTCTTGTCTTGCTGTGTACTCTTTTATACAGGTCAGTGTCCTGGTTTTCTCCCCGTCTACGGTCAGATGCTCAGGTACCCCAGCGCTTGGGATTGAGAGACAAGATGAAGGGTACCATGTAGACCAGGAACCGTTTAGACTAGGAACCATGTGGACCAGGAACCACGTAGATGGGAACCATGTAGACGGGAACCATGTAGACGGGAACCATGTAGACGGGAACCAGGTAGACGGGAACCATGTAGACCCGACGAATGTAGGCAGGAACTGAGGGTGCCCTGGTTTCTCCTGCTTCTGCACACCCTCTCACGttttccattttatcttccagcttccTATGTGCCATGCTCTCCATGTTTCAATTGACCCGTGCAATGGCAGCTGATGGGCTCCTTTTCCGAGCTCTTGCCCAGATCCACACCCGTACTGGCACCCCCATCATGGCCATCTTGGCTTCTGGAACTCTTACAGGTGAATAAAGGAAgccttttctttacttttttttttttttaaataattctatgtatttattttttgtcattagcttttttggggttttttttttttagttttttatttttttaattttaaaatctttaattcttacatgcgttcccaaacatgaacccccctcccacctccctccccataacatctctctgggtcatccccatgcaccagccccaagcatgctgtatcctgcgtcagacatagactggcgattcaattcttacatgatagtatacatgttacaatgccattctcccaaatcatcccaccctctccctctccctctgagtccaaaagtccgttatacacatctgtgtcttttttcctgtcttgcatacagggtcgtcattgctgtctttctaaattccatatatatgtgttagtatactgtattggtgattgtctttctggcttacttcactctgtataatcggctccagtttcatccatctcatcagaactgattcaatgaattctttttaacggctgagtaatactccattgtaatACTACattgtgtaccacagctttcttatccattcatctgctgatggacatctaggttgtttccatgtcctggctattataaacagtgctgtgatgaacattggggtacatgtgtctctttcaattctggtttcctcggggtgtatgcccaacagtgggattgccgggtcataaggtagttctatttgcaattttttaaggaatctccacactgttctccatagtggctgtactagtttgcattcccaccaacagtgtaggagggttcccttttgatgattgctttacaaaattgggTTGATAtatgtcatacatcaacatgaaccagccataagCATACCTATGAACCTTCCctcctgagtctccctcccacctctcacccctctaggttatttcAGAGTCCCattttgagctccctgagtcatacagaaaatttccATTGGCTGTCAAATTTGCATACATTAGTGCATATGCTTCCATGCTACCCTCCATTcatttcaccctctccttcttctctcctgcccttgtccatcagtctgttttccatgtctgcatctccatggcTGCCCTGTGaatgggttcatcagtaccatctttctagactccatatatatgcattaatatatgatgtttgttcttctctttctgacttacttcgctctgaataataggctctaggttcatcctcctcattagaactgactcaaatgtgttccttttcatgactgaatagtattccattgtatatgtatattccacagcttctttatccattcatccatcagtggatcaTTCTTTCTTTGACCAATTTCTTTAACATGAATGTTTCCAGGGACTTTtcactccctcccccaaccctcatTTTAGGACTCACGGCAACACTCCTCAGGATCCTCGATCTGGTGAAACTCATGTCAGCCGGGATCCTGCCTGCTTACACTCTTGTGGCTGTTTCCATACTTGTCCTCAGGTGAGACCCACTAACCTTGGCTAAGAGCCTTGGGCTCTTGGGGTTAATGGGGAGGTGATCCTCTTCTGCCTTCTATATGTCTCACTAGACTTAAGGCAAAAAAGAGGTAGATTATACTGTCTGATGTTAGGGTAGGGCCTGCTGTGAATACTGCCCTGATATCTCTCCTTCAGGTACCAACCAGACCAGATTTTAAGCAAGAGGGAGAAAACTGAAGAGGGAAACGAGATTTCTGACCATGAAGCAAGTCTTTCAGAACCTGTACCTGAAGCAGGACCCTTAAGGATTCTAAAGAGTCTGTGGTTCCCTACCAGCACCACCCCCAACCAGATATCTGGGCAGATTGTCTATGGATGTGCCTCTCTGCTTGGTGAGCAGTGGGATTTCTCTTTCGTCATATTGTGAAATTGACAAGATAGGTTGGGATTCTGTGTCTTTGGAAGTTAAGGGGTCTTGGAGGTATGATGGCCCTTCCTGAGGTGggcagcctggggtggggtgTGACCCGAGGTCCTGACATCATTGTCTTCTGGGTCCAGCCTGTTCTCCCCCTCCTTGACCCCTGCAGTTCTCTTGCTGAGCATCCTGAGCCTGGTCCTGGCCCAGTGGCCCAGACGTGTGTTCTCTGGAGACCCCGGGCtcacaacagtggctgtgctgctgctgctgctcatcactggggtcaca from the Capra hircus breed San Clemente chromosome 18, ASM170441v1, whole genome shotgun sequence genome contains:
- the LOC102169326 gene encoding LOW QUALITY PROTEIN: cationic amino acid transporter 3-like (The sequence of the model RefSeq protein was modified relative to this genomic sequence to represent the inferred CDS: substituted 2 bases at 2 genomic stop codons), translated to MLRQYVRQFRQGLVRKWPLEPREESESRRAPLSTLDLVTLGVCRTLGAGVYVLIGVITLLIAGPAIVICFLVVALCSVLSGLCYAEFWSYVPRSGSAYLYSIIAMGKLCAFIIGWNILLYLVAAASCVTRAWSYAFDSLIGNHISKALDRTFSPHMPSFLAPYPDFIALGLVLLMTGLLVLGARVTTLIIKVSTGLNLFVPIFMILSGFIKGDLHNWQLTEQDYKSNTSGSSSTFRVGPLGSGGFVPFGFEGIVQGAAILFTSYFGVHGMVTAAKEAPNPQRSISLSLLVSIFIGFLAYSGVSAALTLMVPXYRIYPYSPLPQAFLQVGWGPAGYVVALVLLCTLLYSFLCAMLSMFQLTRAMAADGLLFRALAQIHTRTGTPIMAILASGTLTGLTATLLRILDLVKLMSAGILPAYTLVAVSILVLRYQPDQILSKREKTEEGNEISDHEASLSEPVPEAGPLRILKSLWFPTSTTPNQISGQIVYGCASLLVLLLSILSLVLAQWPRRVFSGDPGLTTVAVLLLLLITGVTVIIWRQPQSPTSLTFRVPALPVLPLVSIFVNIYLMMQITSGTWILFGIWMAIGSVIYIGYEIRHSLAGNKHQQPSASTTQTPDXNIPSAESA